Genomic window (Tepidisphaeraceae bacterium):
ATGGCCCAGTACGCGGCGCGGGTTGCGAAAGAGATCGAGAAGCCGGTCTGAATGACGGGCCGGCACGGAACGTGCCTTACCGTGGCATGGGCGTCTCGCCCATGCTTGTGTTAGCGGCGGAAGATTTCATTCTGAGCTGTTGCGCGGCGGGCGCGGTCTGGCACCAATCAAATCGTTATTTCAATCAACACGCATGGGCGAGACGCCCATGCCACGGTAAGGCATGGCCGACGCGGCGCGCTTCCCAAACACCAATCACCCTCACCCAACTTCTCCCGGAGTACCGGAAGCGGGGCCGGAGAGAGCCTTTGCCGCCAGTCGCGATTCGTAGATCGCCAGCAACGCGGCCAAGTGGGCCTCGTACGCCAACTGCGGGCGCAGCGTCAGGCAGGCGGCGGCCATGTGTTGGCGTGAGTCGTTGTCCAGTACCACTTCGATCGCACGAACCAACGCAGCGACATCACCGGGATCGGAGAGAACGCAGCCGTGCGTGCCGTTCATGATCTCGGTGGCGCCGTTGGACGTGGTGCTGATGACCGGCAGGCCCATCGCCAGCGCTTCGAGCACCACGAGGCTGCATGGGTCGTGCCGTGTCGGTAGGACGAAGAAGTCGGCGGCTTGATAGAACGCGTAGGCGTCGTCGGTGCGGCCGGTGAACGTGACGCGGTCGGCGACGCCGAGCTTGCTGGCCAGCCGTGCATATCGGCGGACGGCACCGTCGCCCACAACGAGCAGCCGCAATCGCTTGTCCGCCGTCGCAGCGACGGCCTCGATCGCCTGTCGTACGCCTTTTCGGGCGAAGTCCTGGGCGATGATGAGCGCGACGACGTCACCCTCTGCTATCGCGTACTTCTGGCGAATCGCCGCGCCGGCGTCGGGTCGAATCGCGGGATCGAACTTCTGCAGATCGACGGCGTTGAACAGCGTCGCGGTCGATGCGTTGGGGTAGTAATGCTTCAGGTGCCGCTCGACGTACTGGGACAGACACAGCACCGTCGGCGGCACGTCACCATCGTCCAGCAGTTCCTCCTCCACCTCCGCCATCGCCTTGCGGCGGGGGTTGAAGATCGCGTTGGCCTTGCGTCCCACTTGCGTCGCCACGCCTGCGTGCGGATGGTACAGGTCGGCCCGGCGGATGGGCAGCATGGCGTGGACGATGTCGTACGGCGTTGCCAGCAGGTGCGCGTCGACCGAGTCGATGAACCGCCGATACCGCCGCGTGCGCGTCAGGCCACCGCCGCGCAGCTTCACTTGCGCGAAGGGCTGGCTGGTGGTGTCGGTGGTCTCTTCCTTGGGTGATAAGGCCGCCGAGATCAGCGTGGTGTCGTGACCGGCGCCGGCGAGCGCGTGGGCGAGGTCGACGGTGTAGCGTTCGGCGCCGCCGCGTGCTTTGTCGGAATCGAGGATGACGAGCGCGATCTTCATGGCGGTCAGTGGTTCAACGAGACGTTGCGCTTGGGTTGGGCGGCGTTCAGCTTGGCGTCGTGGCGCGCGATCCAGTTCGATTTACGCACGACCTGTTTCTTCGTTCGCGCGAAGTCATCGTCGGCCTGCTCGCAGTAGCGCGCCA
Coding sequences:
- a CDS encoding glycosyltransferase family 4 protein — encoded protein: MKIALVILDSDKARGGAERYTVDLAHALAGAGHDTTLISAALSPKEETTDTTSQPFAQVKLRGGGLTRTRRYRRFIDSVDAHLLATPYDIVHAMLPIRRADLYHPHAGVATQVGRKANAIFNPRRKAMAEVEEELLDDGDVPPTVLCLSQYVERHLKHYYPNASTATLFNAVDLQKFDPAIRPDAGAAIRQKYAIAEGDVVALIIAQDFARKGVRQAIEAVAATADKRLRLLVVGDGAVRRYARLASKLGVADRVTFTGRTDDAYAFYQAADFFVLPTRHDPCSLVVLEALAMGLPVISTTSNGATEIMNGTHGCVLSDPGDVAALVRAIEVVLDNDSRQHMAAACLTLRPQLAYEAHLAALLAIYESRLAAKALSGPASGTPGEVG